The proteins below are encoded in one region of Vibrio sp. ED004:
- the purU gene encoding formyltetrahydrofolate deformylase, whose translation MERKTLLTHCTDAPGLISKITNICYKHQLNIVHNNEFVDNTSGHFFMRTELEGYFNDETLLADLDQALPENAKRKLMSSSRKRVVILVTKEAHCLGDILMKNFDGSLDVEIAAVVSNYDILQSLTERFDIPYHHVSHEGLNREEHEQKMLEVIDQYEADYLVLAKYMRVLTPGFVEKYNHKIINIHHSFLPAFIGAKPYQQAYERGVKIIGATAHFVTNDLDEGPIIKQDVIPVDHNFSAKDMAQAGRDVEKNVLSKALNKVINDHVFVYGNKTVIL comes from the coding sequence ATGGAAAGAAAAACTTTACTAACACATTGTACTGATGCCCCTGGCCTCATCTCGAAGATCACCAACATTTGTTACAAACACCAACTTAATATTGTGCACAACAATGAGTTCGTAGATAACACTAGCGGCCACTTCTTTATGCGCACCGAGCTAGAGGGTTACTTCAATGACGAAACCTTGCTAGCCGATTTAGACCAAGCGCTGCCAGAGAATGCGAAACGTAAGCTAATGAGCTCTTCTCGCAAACGTGTTGTGATTCTTGTGACCAAAGAAGCGCACTGCCTAGGCGACATTCTAATGAAGAATTTCGATGGCAGTTTAGACGTAGAAATCGCAGCCGTTGTTAGCAACTATGACATTCTACAAAGCCTAACCGAGCGTTTTGACATTCCTTACCACCATGTTTCTCACGAAGGGCTAAACCGTGAAGAGCATGAGCAGAAGATGCTAGAAGTGATTGACCAATACGAGGCTGATTACCTTGTTTTGGCTAAATACATGCGAGTGCTGACTCCGGGATTTGTTGAAAAGTACAACCACAAGATCATCAATATCCACCACAGTTTCTTGCCAGCGTTTATCGGCGCGAAGCCATACCAACAAGCGTATGAGCGCGGCGTAAAGATCATTGGTGCAACGGCACACTTCGTGACAAACGATTTGGATGAAGGTCCAATCATTAAGCAAGATGTTATTCCAGTAGATCACAACTTCAGCGCAAAAGACATGGCGCAAGCGGGTCGTGATGTAGAGAAGAACGTATTGAGTAAGGCGCTAAACAAGGTGATCAATGATCACGTGTTTGTTTACGGTAACAAGACTGTGATTCTGTAA
- a CDS encoding VOC family protein, producing MTMSLKQAELEPQQMIARLDTFMAKIENLGNTLGLDLSFAQADHIALRINETELAKSAHQAWSEYGSTISEAMINGRPIVVLAFDEPLQSLGWKIECLELPYPAEGKIYPSQDWEHVEFVIPSHAQTADEYLADLKETYPQFAAKFDSLAEQGIKIKLSSPKGEGERLNNPTVAFKHQGICIKLHPHSLKKIVESEQA from the coding sequence ATGACGATGAGCCTCAAGCAAGCCGAACTCGAACCACAACAAATGATTGCCCGCCTTGATACGTTTATGGCGAAAATTGAGAACCTAGGAAATACACTGGGTTTGGATTTAAGCTTTGCTCAAGCGGATCATATTGCGCTTAGAATCAATGAAACTGAGCTGGCGAAATCTGCGCATCAAGCATGGTCTGAATACGGTTCCACAATTTCAGAGGCGATGATCAACGGTCGCCCAATTGTGGTGTTGGCTTTCGATGAACCACTGCAAAGTCTTGGTTGGAAGATTGAATGCTTAGAGTTGCCATACCCGGCAGAAGGCAAGATTTACCCGAGCCAAGATTGGGAACATGTTGAGTTCGTGATTCCTTCTCACGCACAAACGGCTGATGAATATTTAGCGGATCTTAAAGAGACTTACCCACAGTTCGCTGCTAAGTTCGACTCTTTGGCTGAGCAAGGTATTAAGATCAAACTCTCTAGCCCGAAAGGCGAGGGTGAACGTCTGAATAACCCAACGGTTGCATTCAAGCATCAAGGTATTTGTATCAAGCTGCACCCACACTCGTTGAAGAAGATTGTGGAGTCAGAGCAAGCTTAG
- the argS gene encoding arginine--tRNA ligase: MNIQALINDKVSQALEAAGAPAGSPAAVRQSAKPQFGDYQANGVMGVAKRLGTNPREFAQKVLDVLNLDGIASKVEIAGPGFLNIFLDEAFLAKQADAALADSRLGVAVAETQTIVADYSAPNVAKEMHVGHLRSTIIGDAVVRTLEFLGHNVIRANHIGDWGTQFGMLIANLERVQAESGEVSMELADLEGFYRESKKLYDEDEEFAVKARGYVVKLQSGDEFCAEMWKKLVDVTMIQNQRNYDRLNVSLTRDDVMGESMYNHMLPTIVADLKEQGLAKEDDGAQVVFLDEYKNKDGDPMGVIIQKRDGGFLYTTTDIACAKYRFEELGADRVLYFIDSRQHQHLMQAWTIVRKAGYIPESVSLEHHAFGMMLGKDGKPFKTRAGGTVRLADLLDEAEVRAAQLIESKNPELAEDEKKAIANTVAMAAVKYADLSKHRTTDYVFDWDNMLAFEGNTAPYMQYAYTRVASVFAKAGVSMDSLEGEIKITEEKEKALIAKLLQFEEAVQSVAREGQPHIMCSYLFELAGQFSSFYEACPILVAEDEAVKQSRLKLAALTAKTIKQGLSLLGIDTLERM, encoded by the coding sequence GTGAATATCCAAGCACTTATTAATGACAAAGTATCTCAGGCTCTAGAAGCCGCTGGCGCACCTGCAGGCTCTCCTGCTGCTGTTCGTCAATCTGCAAAACCACAGTTTGGTGACTACCAAGCAAACGGCGTTATGGGCGTTGCTAAACGACTAGGCACTAACCCACGAGAATTTGCTCAAAAAGTATTGGACGTTCTAAACCTAGACGGTATCGCGTCTAAAGTTGAAATCGCAGGTCCGGGTTTCCTAAACATCTTCCTAGATGAAGCTTTCCTAGCAAAACAAGCAGACGCAGCATTGGCTGACTCTCGCCTTGGTGTTGCAGTTGCTGAAACGCAAACTATTGTTGCGGATTACTCTGCGCCAAACGTTGCTAAAGAAATGCACGTTGGTCACCTACGTTCAACGATCATCGGTGATGCGGTAGTTCGTACTCTAGAATTCCTAGGCCACAACGTTATCCGTGCTAACCACATCGGTGACTGGGGTACTCAATTCGGTATGCTTATCGCAAACCTTGAGCGCGTTCAGGCTGAGTCTGGTGAAGTTTCAATGGAACTTGCTGACCTTGAAGGCTTCTACCGTGAATCTAAAAAGCTTTACGATGAAGACGAAGAGTTCGCAGTTAAAGCACGTGGCTACGTTGTTAAACTGCAAAGCGGCGACGAGTTCTGCGCAGAGATGTGGAAGAAGCTTGTTGACGTAACAATGATTCAAAACCAACGCAACTACGATCGTCTAAACGTGTCTCTAACACGTGATGATGTAATGGGCGAAAGCATGTACAACCACATGCTTCCAACTATCGTTGCTGATCTGAAAGAGCAAGGTCTTGCTAAAGAAGATGACGGCGCACAAGTTGTATTCCTAGACGAATACAAAAACAAAGATGGTGACCCAATGGGCGTTATCATCCAGAAACGCGACGGCGGTTTCCTTTACACAACAACCGACATTGCTTGTGCAAAATACCGTTTTGAAGAACTAGGCGCAGACCGTGTTCTTTACTTCATCGATTCACGTCAACACCAGCACCTAATGCAAGCTTGGACTATCGTTCGTAAAGCAGGTTACATCCCAGAATCTGTGTCTCTTGAGCACCACGCATTCGGCATGATGCTAGGTAAAGACGGTAAACCATTCAAGACTCGTGCAGGTGGTACTGTTCGTCTAGCTGACCTTCTTGATGAAGCAGAAGTTCGTGCTGCACAACTGATCGAATCTAAGAACCCAGAACTAGCAGAAGACGAGAAGAAAGCGATCGCGAACACAGTTGCAATGGCAGCGGTTAAGTACGCAGACCTTTCTAAGCACCGTACTACTGACTACGTGTTCGATTGGGACAACATGCTTGCGTTCGAAGGTAACACAGCACCGTACATGCAGTACGCGTACACTCGTGTTGCTTCTGTATTCGCTAAAGCTGGCGTTTCTATGGACTCTCTTGAAGGTGAAATCAAAATCACTGAAGAGAAAGAGAAAGCACTTATCGCGAAACTTCTACAATTTGAAGAAGCGGTACAGTCTGTTGCTCGTGAAGGTCAACCACACATCATGTGTAGCTACCTGTTCGAACTAGCGGGTCAATTCTCTAGCTTCTACGAAGCATGCCCTATCCTAGTTGCTGAAGATGAAGCTGTGAAACAGAGCCGTCTGAAGCTTGCTGCACTAACAGCGAAGACTATCAAGCAAGGTCTATCGCTTCTAGGTATCGATACTCTAGAGCGCATGTAA
- a CDS encoding transposase, with protein MPVINHFTRCTLGDCKCHFSRLGDASAYRNGRGASASLGLVPAHTGSGGKNKNHGISKSGDKTLRSLVVHGARAVVANIRDKEDRLSCWIRNLLERKSFNQVVVALANKTIRMACAMLKSNRSYNETLLA; from the coding sequence TTGCCAGTTATTAATCACTTTACGAGGTGTACGTTGGGTGATTGCAAGTGCCATTTTTCCCGCCTAGGTGACGCTTCGGCCTATAGAAATGGGCGAGGGGCTAGTGCGAGCTTAGGTTTAGTTCCGGCTCATACTGGCAGTGGTGGTAAGAACAAAAACCACGGAATAAGTAAATCAGGTGATAAAACCTTACGCTCTCTTGTCGTTCATGGAGCAAGAGCAGTGGTAGCGAATATACGAGATAAAGAAGATCGCTTAAGTTGCTGGATACGAAACTTGTTAGAAAGAAAGTCGTTTAACCAAGTAGTTGTCGCCCTTGCTAACAAAACGATCAGAATGGCTTGTGCCATGCTGAAGAGCAATCGATCTTATAATGAAACGTTACTCGCTTAA
- a CDS encoding transposase, with the protein MKPYRCGNKNDANDAIAIYEASLRSDIHAVPVKTPEQQDIAMLLSLRQSYIKQRTAVSLRIRGYAAECGITFPQGANKLREPLPLVIEDAENELTLTTRFVLRELHAQLLSLDEPIERVESQLIDFAKQIPACQLLITLRGVRWVIASAIFPA; encoded by the coding sequence GTGAAGCCATATCGCTGTGGTAATAAGAACGATGCTAATGATGCTATCGCGATTTACGAAGCTTCCTTACGCTCCGATATTCATGCGGTACCAGTAAAAACACCTGAGCAGCAAGATATCGCTATGCTGCTGAGTTTAAGACAAAGCTATATAAAACAACGCACAGCAGTAAGTCTACGGATCCGTGGCTATGCAGCGGAATGTGGAATTACCTTCCCACAAGGAGCCAATAAACTGCGAGAACCGCTCCCTCTCGTTATCGAAGATGCAGAGAATGAATTAACACTGACAACTCGATTCGTTCTCCGAGAATTACATGCTCAGCTACTAAGTCTTGATGAGCCTATCGAGAGAGTTGAATCGCAACTTATAGACTTTGCAAAGCAAATACCCGCTTGCCAGTTATTAATCACTTTACGAGGTGTACGTTGGGTGATTGCAAGTGCCATTTTTCCCGCCTAG
- a CDS encoding HIT domain-containing protein has protein sequence MSFELHPQLAKDTTIIGEFPLSLALLHKDNAVPWVILVPKRANLKELHHLPMKEQQQFLHESQAVSQALEATFQPDKLNLGALGNMVPQLHIHHIARFKDDIAWPGPVWGNTKGEQRSEEDQAAILTRIQNVLSLSSIFKKA, from the coding sequence ATGAGCTTCGAACTTCATCCTCAATTGGCAAAAGACACCACCATTATTGGCGAATTCCCTCTTAGCCTTGCGCTGCTGCACAAAGACAACGCTGTGCCTTGGGTTATTCTGGTACCAAAACGTGCCAACCTAAAAGAACTGCACCACTTACCAATGAAAGAACAACAGCAGTTCTTACATGAATCTCAAGCAGTAAGCCAAGCACTAGAAGCCACATTCCAACCAGATAAACTAAACCTAGGCGCGCTAGGTAATATGGTGCCTCAACTGCACATCCACCATATCGCACGCTTCAAAGATGACATCGCGTGGCCAGGCCCTGTATGGGGTAACACCAAAGGCGAACAACGCAGTGAAGAAGATCAAGCCGCTATTCTGACCCGTATTCAAAACGTGCTGTCACTGAGCTCTATCTTCAAGAAAGCGTAA
- a CDS encoding FeoC-like transcriptional regulator: MILTELHQYIDSQGVAARKELAAKFGMSEDGVDAMLGVWVKKGKISRLVDTNKHGHTTRIRYTISKQDGLSLNVMM; the protein is encoded by the coding sequence ATGATCTTAACTGAACTTCATCAATACATAGACAGCCAAGGTGTTGCGGCTCGTAAAGAGCTTGCTGCAAAGTTTGGTATGAGTGAAGATGGCGTCGATGCGATGCTGGGTGTGTGGGTCAAGAAAGGAAAAATTTCTCGCTTGGTTGATACTAACAAGCATGGCCATACAACGCGCATTCGCTACACAATCAGCAAACAAGATGGCCTGTCGCTTAACGTGATGATGTAG
- the feoB gene encoding Fe(2+) transporter permease subunit FeoB → MDYQVLTVGNPNSGKTTLFNALTGAKQHVGNWVGVTVEKKTGVYSHAGDQFQLTDLPGIYALDSGNDANSIDESIASRAVLTHPADVIINVVDASCLERSLYMTLQLRELGRPMIVVLNKMDVLKRERQVINLKALEKELGCPVLSLSANDKGQVVRFKERLHKLLVQGVSLDPISIDYDAALEALIPSVESQFDDAHVSHRALAIRALENDYLVLNGLAPQTRTQIDGVRLGADFDIDLAVADAKYTFLHDLCKRVRRSEGKLSRNFTEKADQFILNKWVGIPFFFVIMYLMFMFSINIGSAFIDFFDIGVGAILVDGGHHLLDGHLPVWLVTILADGIGGGIQTVATFIPVIAALYLFLAVLESSGYMARAAFVLDKVMQKIGLPGKAFVPLVLGFGCNVPSIMATRTLDQERERKLAASMAPFMSCGARLPVYALFAAAFFPGAGQNVVFALYIMGIVASVFTGLFLKNTIYPGSSDSLVMEMPDYELPTVQNVMLKTWQKLKRFVLGAGKTIVMVVAILSFLNSLGMDGSFGNEDSENSVLSKAAQVVTPVFQPIGITEENWPATVGIITGIFAKEAVVGTLNSLYTTPSDEEAAEFDLAASLQEAVMTIPENLSGLSYSDPLGIEVGDLSDSGSVAEDQEVDSSIFGNLKDKFVSGHAAFAYLILILLYTPCVAAMGAYVREFGQTFARFIAVWTMALGYFGATFYYQAANFAAHPVTSAVWMVVIAGGFVVTYRVFKKIGNKQKALEVQVV, encoded by the coding sequence ATGGATTATCAAGTTCTAACCGTTGGTAACCCGAATAGTGGTAAAACAACATTATTTAATGCACTAACTGGTGCTAAACAGCACGTTGGTAACTGGGTTGGTGTAACCGTAGAAAAGAAGACGGGCGTATATTCGCACGCTGGTGATCAGTTCCAGCTTACCGACTTACCAGGTATCTACGCACTAGACAGTGGCAATGACGCGAACAGCATCGATGAGTCGATTGCATCTCGCGCGGTTCTTACTCATCCGGCAGACGTGATCATCAATGTGGTAGACGCAAGCTGTCTGGAACGAAGCTTATACATGACATTACAACTGCGAGAGTTGGGTCGCCCAATGATTGTTGTATTGAACAAAATGGACGTACTAAAGCGTGAGCGTCAGGTGATTAACCTTAAAGCGCTTGAGAAAGAGCTAGGTTGTCCTGTATTAAGCTTGTCTGCAAACGACAAAGGCCAAGTGGTTCGCTTTAAAGAACGACTACATAAATTGCTTGTTCAAGGAGTGAGCCTTGATCCTATCTCTATTGATTACGACGCAGCATTAGAAGCTCTTATCCCTTCTGTTGAATCACAATTTGATGATGCTCATGTTTCTCACCGAGCTCTGGCAATTCGTGCTTTAGAAAATGATTACTTGGTATTGAATGGACTGGCTCCTCAAACTCGTACTCAAATTGATGGCGTACGTCTTGGTGCTGATTTTGATATCGACCTTGCAGTCGCTGACGCGAAATACACATTCTTACATGACCTTTGTAAACGTGTTCGTCGCAGCGAAGGCAAGCTAAGCCGCAACTTCACAGAAAAAGCAGACCAATTCATTTTGAATAAATGGGTCGGTATTCCTTTCTTCTTTGTGATCATGTACCTGATGTTCATGTTCTCTATCAATATCGGTAGTGCATTTATCGACTTCTTTGATATCGGCGTTGGGGCAATCTTGGTTGATGGTGGACATCACTTATTAGATGGTCACTTACCTGTTTGGCTAGTCACTATATTGGCCGATGGTATCGGTGGTGGTATTCAAACCGTTGCGACTTTTATTCCGGTTATTGCAGCTCTTTACTTGTTCTTAGCAGTGCTTGAAAGCTCAGGCTATATGGCGCGTGCGGCGTTTGTACTTGATAAAGTCATGCAGAAGATTGGTTTGCCGGGCAAGGCGTTTGTACCACTAGTGCTTGGTTTTGGCTGTAACGTACCTTCAATCATGGCAACTCGTACTCTTGACCAAGAACGCGAACGTAAACTGGCTGCATCAATGGCGCCGTTTATGTCATGTGGTGCTCGTCTTCCGGTATACGCACTGTTCGCAGCGGCATTCTTCCCTGGTGCTGGACAAAACGTGGTATTCGCTCTGTACATCATGGGTATTGTTGCTTCTGTGTTTACGGGTCTGTTCCTTAAGAACACCATCTACCCGGGTAGCAGCGATAGCTTAGTAATGGAAATGCCAGATTACGAATTACCGACAGTGCAGAACGTAATGCTTAAAACGTGGCAGAAGCTGAAGCGCTTCGTACTTGGCGCAGGTAAAACAATCGTGATGGTTGTGGCAATCCTGAGCTTCTTGAACTCACTAGGTATGGACGGCAGCTTCGGTAATGAAGACAGCGAAAACTCTGTGTTGTCTAAAGCGGCACAAGTTGTGACTCCTGTGTTCCAGCCAATTGGTATTACTGAAGAAAACTGGCCTGCGACGGTTGGTATCATTACAGGTATCTTCGCAAAAGAAGCCGTTGTCGGTACATTAAACAGCCTATACACAACGCCTTCTGATGAAGAAGCGGCTGAATTTGATTTAGCAGCAAGCTTGCAAGAAGCGGTGATGACGATTCCTGAAAACCTGTCTGGTTTGAGCTACTCAGATCCACTAGGTATTGAAGTGGGTGATTTATCTGACTCTGGCTCAGTGGCTGAAGATCAAGAAGTCGATTCATCTATCTTTGGTAACCTGAAAGACAAGTTTGTTTCTGGCCATGCTGCATTCGCATACTTGATTCTTATCCTGCTTTACACGCCTTGTGTTGCTGCGATGGGTGCTTATGTACGTGAGTTTGGTCAGACGTTCGCACGCTTCATTGCAGTTTGGACGATGGCGCTTGGCTACTTCGGTGCGACTTTCTATTACCAAGCGGCAAACTTTGCTGCACACCCAGTGACAAGTGCTGTGTGGATGGTGGTAATTGCTGGTGGCTTTGTGGTGACATATCGCGTGTTCAAGAAAATTGGTAACAAGCAGAAAGCGCTAGAGGTGCAAGTCGTATGA
- a CDS encoding FeoA family protein, giving the protein MKLSQLEQGKAASIVALTGLTPEVRKKLMVMGMLPKTEVTLIRRAPMGDPLQVEVRGVSIAIRESIAEQIEVI; this is encoded by the coding sequence ATGAAACTCTCACAACTAGAGCAAGGCAAAGCGGCTTCTATTGTTGCACTAACAGGTTTAACACCAGAAGTTAGAAAAAAACTTATGGTCATGGGCATGTTGCCAAAAACCGAGGTGACGTTGATTCGCCGTGCACCTATGGGTGATCCGCTTCAAGTTGAAGTGAGAGGGGTTTCAATCGCCATTCGTGAAAGCATCGCAGAACAAATCGAGGTTATCTAA
- a CDS encoding AraC family transcriptional regulator — protein sequence MFMLMSISFSVLAVNTSPSVFYPLPVQAQGNFLAAKNLYLGAGGGLWVHDVHGKVLFYDGRTLLPRKGSLLQFSSENVAFLNDEFWTFFGNEVYRHSPGIGNELAFSLSPGAEISNIGASGDYIWVTDGSNFYTYNTQTLEFNTYSLLKLYRYNNSSDISINDAEWVLSKWVLATSSGVYLSENQEFTHVTASEKNHIETVYFSNARRELVIGTLKGAVIVDLANPDKEVKVSGSHVLSLAETSDQYWIGTEHGLISYNFITGHVTRFEQATNQDFSLPGEKIYSLINDHAGGMWVATNNGIRYFSLFSKTFSRTPLTGMGMHSSSVVINKVQPVSDHLSWVASSMGLYFVDSQSEERPVRVYSDSVRDFVVFGSSIWLATEEGIISFNTETLKPEALDLPRAIDGVHVENFALQSNNLLWMTSGQNLYSLSVDTMNLTGYGIDWLVDKFLPAKITDLNIGLQGRVYIGTDHGFYSFIDKRISFSRSSERFGKVVDIEKAKDGAQWFAGSYGVYRIPYDSSAIQEITLVEDNISPNCLISDDNGVWLGSSKGISYYGLDGQLHKHIGSPFGLITNELAEGACALFYSEESQSSRLVLGSKYGVVSALSNELLVSTTPHSRALLSKISVDQQTVSWGGKTADLAEIPYGSSIGFKLGILPATFAPAMEYRLSDDEPWSEFEGGLLTLDHLLPGDYTLEVKPVKDSHYRFVSTNQSFSIAEPWYLSNWAAASSLILLICVVTILVFWRSRYVTFANRHLKAQVALKTDQLRHQSRILLTTNQQLKKQLSVKNALVSHTAKELSSEVNNIAAMLPNWNDEQGKSPILTLKNGLAQLSNSQQGEGAVCYDMILILESVLKAWKDDLVKAGIELDIKVETKQRHVSLLYFNLDIIFNSLVASIIKRNFKSQSMVVLVEEVKGHLVVTIRDHGMPFPKLASSISDNNGKSTDLNIEKLPLLMNQSGGELNAFVSDSQNKVQLSWPIEYQVLDDLEASTIEQIETIKLAASTPEQQKLTAEQEWKNKVSQLVSAHYADAEFGTATAAKYLFMSERSLQRRFKLAYNKTFKEHLNEVRLEHACERLLAGEKISDVAFDSGFNDPSYFSQRFKHHFGMSPSKFAENSEE from the coding sequence ATGTTCATGTTAATGAGCATTTCATTTAGCGTTCTTGCGGTAAATACATCACCTTCTGTTTTCTACCCTTTGCCCGTTCAAGCGCAAGGTAACTTTCTTGCGGCCAAAAATCTATATCTCGGTGCCGGAGGCGGGCTTTGGGTTCACGATGTTCATGGAAAAGTACTTTTTTATGATGGTCGAACTCTGCTTCCGAGAAAGGGCAGTTTGTTGCAGTTTTCCTCTGAAAATGTGGCGTTCCTGAATGATGAGTTTTGGACTTTTTTCGGTAATGAAGTGTATCGACACAGTCCGGGCATTGGTAACGAACTGGCGTTTAGCTTAAGCCCAGGCGCTGAGATCTCGAACATAGGTGCGTCCGGCGACTATATCTGGGTGACCGATGGCAGTAATTTTTATACCTACAACACTCAGACCTTAGAATTTAATACTTACTCATTGCTCAAGTTGTATCGCTACAACAACAGCAGTGACATTTCGATCAATGACGCTGAGTGGGTGCTATCAAAATGGGTACTAGCGACCAGCTCAGGCGTTTACCTTTCAGAAAATCAAGAATTTACCCATGTAACAGCCTCAGAGAAGAATCACATAGAGACGGTCTATTTTTCGAATGCGAGACGTGAGTTAGTGATTGGCACCTTAAAGGGGGCGGTGATCGTCGATCTCGCGAATCCAGATAAAGAGGTAAAAGTCAGTGGCTCTCATGTTCTTTCACTGGCTGAAACCTCAGACCAATATTGGATTGGTACCGAGCACGGCTTGATTAGCTACAACTTCATTACGGGTCACGTTACGCGATTCGAACAAGCGACTAACCAAGACTTCTCGTTACCGGGTGAGAAAATATACTCGCTGATCAACGACCACGCTGGTGGCATGTGGGTGGCGACCAACAATGGTATTCGCTACTTTTCACTGTTCAGTAAGACATTCTCAAGAACACCATTAACCGGAATGGGGATGCACTCGAGCAGTGTAGTGATCAACAAAGTGCAACCTGTTAGTGACCACTTATCTTGGGTTGCTTCTTCAATGGGGCTCTATTTTGTCGATTCTCAAAGCGAAGAACGCCCGGTTCGTGTCTATTCGGATTCTGTACGGGATTTTGTCGTCTTTGGTTCTTCGATTTGGTTGGCTACCGAAGAAGGTATTATTAGCTTTAATACAGAAACACTAAAACCTGAAGCACTCGATTTACCGAGAGCGATTGATGGAGTGCACGTTGAGAACTTTGCACTTCAATCTAACAACCTACTTTGGATGACCTCTGGGCAGAACCTTTATTCTCTTTCTGTTGATACGATGAATTTAACGGGCTATGGCATTGATTGGTTAGTCGATAAGTTTTTGCCAGCCAAAATCACCGATCTCAATATAGGGTTACAAGGTCGAGTCTATATAGGCACAGACCACGGTTTCTACTCTTTTATTGATAAGCGAATCAGCTTTAGTCGCTCAAGCGAACGATTTGGCAAAGTCGTTGATATTGAAAAAGCCAAAGATGGGGCTCAATGGTTCGCAGGCAGTTACGGCGTGTATCGAATTCCTTATGACAGTTCAGCGATTCAAGAAATCACCCTCGTTGAAGATAATATCAGCCCTAACTGTTTGATCAGCGATGACAATGGAGTGTGGTTAGGGTCTTCGAAAGGCATCAGTTACTACGGTCTAGATGGGCAACTGCATAAACACATCGGCTCTCCTTTTGGATTGATTACCAACGAACTGGCTGAAGGTGCGTGTGCGTTGTTTTACAGTGAAGAGAGTCAATCTTCACGGCTCGTTTTAGGTTCAAAGTATGGTGTGGTGAGTGCATTATCGAATGAGTTATTGGTATCCACCACCCCTCATAGTCGTGCGTTGCTGAGTAAGATTAGCGTTGACCAACAAACAGTATCCTGGGGTGGTAAGACTGCCGACTTAGCTGAGATCCCTTATGGTTCATCAATTGGCTTCAAGTTGGGCATTTTGCCTGCGACCTTTGCTCCTGCTATGGAGTATCGACTGAGTGATGATGAACCTTGGAGTGAGTTTGAAGGGGGCTTGTTAACGCTCGATCATCTTCTTCCTGGGGACTACACGCTTGAAGTAAAGCCAGTGAAGGACTCCCATTACCGCTTTGTCTCAACCAATCAAAGCTTCTCGATTGCAGAACCTTGGTATCTGAGTAACTGGGCGGCAGCGAGCTCTCTTATCTTGCTCATCTGTGTCGTGACTATCTTGGTTTTTTGGCGTTCTCGTTATGTTACTTTTGCCAACAGACACTTAAAAGCGCAAGTTGCACTAAAAACCGATCAGCTGAGACATCAGAGCCGTATCTTGCTGACGACCAATCAACAGCTTAAAAAGCAGCTATCGGTTAAAAATGCGCTTGTGTCTCACACCGCTAAAGAGCTTTCTTCTGAAGTGAATAATATCGCGGCCATGCTCCCGAATTGGAATGATGAACAAGGGAAGTCACCTATCTTGACCTTGAAGAATGGCTTAGCTCAGTTGAGTAATAGCCAGCAAGGTGAGGGAGCGGTTTGTTACGACATGATTTTAATCTTGGAATCGGTGCTTAAGGCTTGGAAAGATGATTTAGTGAAAGCCGGCATTGAACTGGACATTAAAGTCGAGACCAAGCAGCGACATGTCTCCTTGTTGTATTTTAATCTCGATATAATCTTCAATAGCCTAGTGGCGAGCATCATCAAACGTAACTTTAAGTCGCAGAGCATGGTTGTGCTCGTTGAAGAGGTAAAAGGGCACCTTGTTGTTACGATTCGAGATCATGGGATGCCTTTTCCTAAATTAGCGTCAAGCATCAGTGATAACAACGGTAAATCAACTGACCTTAATATTGAGAAGCTTCCTTTATTGATGAATCAGAGCGGTGGTGAGTTGAACGCCTTTGTGTCTGATTCTCAGAACAAGGTTCAGCTTTCTTGGCCGATTGAATATCAGGTGTTGGATGATCTTGAAGCAAGTACAATAGAACAGATTGAAACCATTAAGCTTGCAGCTTCAACGCCAGAACAGCAAAAGTTGACTGCTGAACAAGAATGGAAGAATAAAGTATCGCAGCTTGTTAGTGCGCACTACGCTGATGCGGAGTTCGGTACTGCAACTGCTGCTAAGTATCTGTTCATGTCGGAGAGAAGTTTACAGAGGCGCTTTAAGCTGGCTTATAACAAGACCTTTAAAGAACACTTGAATGAAGTGCGACTCGAACATGCGTGTGAGCGACTTCTTGCAGGAGAGAAGATCTCAGATGTTGCGTTTGACTCGGGCTTCAATGACCCTTCTTACTTTAGCCAAAGGTTTAAGCATCACTTTGGTATGTCTCCGTCTAAGTTTGCTGAAAACAGCGAGGAGTAG